From Micromonospora nigra, one genomic window encodes:
- a CDS encoding nucleotidyl transferase AbiEii/AbiGii toxin family protein has protein sequence MDPFHERLARTGLGAADRYGFALAGGYAVQAAGLVERPSEDVDLFTAWDRRDEFAAAVAAVVQAYREDGLTVETERQYDTFARLAVTDSVRVSKVELGVDWRANEPNLMAIGPVLHPDDAVANKMSALYGRAFARDFIDIDATLRSGRYTRDALLALAQRADRGFDRRIFADALGQAAQLDPDDFARYGVTGPALDDLRSRFAEWRRELLDDEER, from the coding sequence GTGGACCCCTTCCATGAACGCCTCGCCCGTACCGGGCTCGGGGCGGCCGATCGATACGGTTTCGCGCTTGCCGGCGGTTACGCGGTTCAGGCCGCCGGGCTCGTCGAGCGGCCCAGCGAGGACGTCGACCTGTTCACCGCCTGGGACCGCCGCGACGAGTTCGCCGCCGCGGTGGCCGCCGTCGTGCAGGCCTACCGGGAAGACGGCCTGACCGTCGAGACCGAGCGGCAGTACGACACGTTCGCCCGGCTGGCCGTCACCGACAGTGTGCGGGTTTCCAAGGTCGAACTCGGCGTGGACTGGCGTGCCAACGAACCGAACCTCATGGCGATCGGACCGGTACTGCACCCTGACGACGCGGTCGCGAACAAGATGAGTGCCCTCTACGGACGAGCGTTCGCCCGGGACTTCATCGACATCGACGCCACGCTCCGATCCGGCCGCTACACCCGCGACGCCCTCCTCGCCCTCGCCCAACGCGCCGACCGTGGCTTCGACCGGCGCATCTTCGCCGACGCCCTCGGACAAGCCGCCCAGCTCGACCCCGACGACTTCGCCCGATACGGCGTCACCGGCCCAGCGCTGGACGATCTCCGAAGCCGGTTCGCGGAGTGGCGCCGCGAACTGCTCGACGACGAGGAACGATGA
- a CDS encoding DUF6244 family protein: MSQVEKIAGELRALMTGVERAQGLAAAADGQAQEVALRAAGAGFVAVAAGVARVRNAITGIQVGLGTLAGSIGEATKAIAAVPNEASPQETIAGLVPVQSAVDAARDAAAGAITGVGEAQQLVAMVLQGGQPGPLLQVLDSIKQVLVLVVARTGGARQAVEAAIAQARQLGSSGN, encoded by the coding sequence GTGTCGCAGGTCGAGAAGATCGCCGGTGAGCTCCGCGCGTTGATGACTGGGGTGGAACGCGCGCAGGGGTTGGCAGCCGCTGCTGACGGTCAGGCGCAGGAGGTGGCGTTGCGGGCCGCGGGCGCGGGCTTCGTGGCAGTGGCGGCGGGTGTGGCGCGGGTGCGTAACGCGATTACGGGCATCCAGGTCGGCCTGGGAACTCTTGCCGGGTCGATCGGTGAGGCGACGAAGGCCATCGCGGCGGTGCCGAACGAGGCCAGCCCGCAGGAGACGATCGCTGGGCTGGTGCCGGTGCAGAGTGCCGTGGACGCCGCTCGTGACGCGGCGGCTGGGGCCATCACCGGAGTCGGTGAGGCGCAGCAACTCGTCGCCATGGTTCTGCAGGGTGGGCAGCCCGGGCCGCTGCTGCAGGTCCTGGACAGTATCAAGCAGGTTCTGGTGCTGGTCGTTGCGCGTACCGGCGGGGCCCGTCAGGCCGTTGAGGCGGCGATCGCGCAGGCCCGGCAGTTGGGGTCGTCGGGAAACTGA
- a CDS encoding RNA polymerase sigma factor — protein sequence MRHHVWPSDEDLWSSIVAGDESAFGRLFDRYSRSVYNHAFRLTGSWSTAEDVTQATFLVAWRRRHDARLVDGSALPWLLVVATNAVRSEWRSARRWLALLRRLPAERHADGDLADEVPARLDDERQMTEVLSVVRQLSPAEREAVALCLWSGVSYPDAAAVLGISEVAVRSRVSRARSRLARLLPEEIQEGKR from the coding sequence GTGAGGCATCATGTTTGGCCGTCGGACGAGGACCTGTGGTCTTCGATCGTCGCCGGTGACGAGTCGGCGTTCGGCCGGCTTTTCGACCGGTACTCCCGCTCGGTTTACAACCACGCGTTCCGGCTGACCGGGTCGTGGTCGACGGCCGAGGACGTCACCCAGGCGACGTTCCTCGTCGCGTGGCGCCGCCGCCACGACGCCCGCTTGGTGGATGGCTCGGCGCTGCCGTGGTTGCTGGTCGTCGCCACCAACGCGGTCCGCTCCGAGTGGCGGTCGGCGCGCCGGTGGCTGGCGCTGCTGCGGCGTCTACCGGCGGAGCGGCACGCCGATGGTGACCTCGCAGACGAGGTTCCCGCGCGGCTCGATGACGAGCGGCAGATGACCGAGGTCCTCTCGGTGGTCCGCCAGTTGTCACCGGCCGAGCGGGAGGCGGTGGCCTTGTGCCTGTGGTCCGGCGTGTCGTACCCGGACGCGGCAGCCGTGTTGGGCATCAGCGAGGTGGCGGTGCGGTCCCGGGTCAGTCGGGCGCGCAGCCGTCTGGCGCGGCTGCTGCCCGAGGAGATTCAGGAGGGGAAGCGGTGA
- a CDS encoding GNAT family N-acetyltransferase yields the protein MLAMGSADSPTSIDLVTPGPQDREAIDAAIQLGNAARATLGHMPFSAYDDAAVKGTLLVAHAGERVVGYALFALARRRVRLSHLCVDPDWRGKGIARLLVERISDLHQDHLGIAARCRRDYRLGKMWIHLGFAQRGERPGRGSSGEPLIDWWRDHDHPNLLSADADTVLVRAAIDMNVVRDLTEAGRTNADESHALLAPHLVGLLEIVRTAALNTEIDRLDSDLRAHCTDRVQTFPSVRSDPAARAHIIDELQRYTRPLDPANPRDTQDLLDLQHVGDAIAANLNVLVTNDQNLTRIYREVAERHGLRIMRPADVVIHIDELANAEAYRPASLLDTGYVERRLRSGENQTIEALRNHRSGERPRQLQGALNKLAVSGAQRLGIYQSTGELVAAYATTESSGVLRVPLLRVANQPLADTLARQLLFRLRQSARDAALPMIQITDPHMSPQARLAAVDDGFQETDGTLYGYAIATVGPAAEVERAAISAAKIAGLPAPAPLRSGMPAVAAAELERIWWPIKIVDSELPTYLIPIQQPFSSQLLGVPASIFPRHDALGISREHVYYRSPGGTRPQAPARLLWYMSKGGTTTQQPAAIIACSQLDAVVTAPPDDLYDRFQHLGVWDRNTVHRVARNGHAQALRFTNTEIFPRPISRQTFRRLAATHGGPATAPQQPTRITAALFAALYQEGRAR from the coding sequence ATGCTGGCAATGGGGAGTGCCGACAGTCCCACCTCGATCGATTTGGTGACACCGGGCCCGCAAGATCGGGAAGCTATCGACGCGGCCATCCAGCTCGGAAACGCTGCCCGCGCGACTCTCGGTCACATGCCGTTCTCCGCTTACGATGACGCCGCCGTCAAGGGCACCCTGCTGGTGGCCCACGCCGGCGAACGGGTCGTGGGTTACGCACTCTTCGCACTGGCACGTCGACGGGTGCGGCTCAGTCACCTATGCGTCGACCCCGATTGGCGCGGCAAGGGGATCGCCCGGCTGCTTGTCGAGCGAATCAGCGATCTCCACCAAGATCACCTCGGCATCGCTGCGCGCTGTCGGCGTGACTACCGCCTTGGTAAGATGTGGATCCATCTCGGCTTCGCGCAGCGCGGTGAACGCCCAGGCCGTGGAAGCAGCGGAGAACCGTTGATCGACTGGTGGCGGGACCACGACCACCCCAACCTGCTCTCCGCGGACGCTGACACCGTCCTGGTCCGAGCGGCGATCGACATGAACGTGGTGCGTGACCTCACCGAGGCCGGCCGCACCAACGCCGACGAGTCGCACGCGTTGCTCGCACCGCACCTGGTGGGGCTCCTGGAGATCGTCCGCACCGCGGCGCTGAACACCGAGATCGACCGGCTGGACAGCGATCTTCGCGCCCATTGCACCGACCGGGTGCAGACGTTCCCCTCGGTGCGTTCCGATCCCGCCGCGCGTGCCCACATCATCGACGAACTGCAGCGATACACGCGCCCGCTGGATCCCGCGAACCCGAGAGACACCCAAGACCTGCTGGACCTGCAGCACGTCGGTGATGCCATCGCCGCTAACCTGAACGTCCTCGTCACCAACGACCAGAACCTCACCAGGATCTACCGGGAGGTTGCCGAGCGACACGGCCTGCGCATCATGCGACCCGCCGACGTGGTCATCCACATCGACGAGCTAGCGAACGCCGAGGCCTACCGTCCGGCCAGCCTCCTCGACACCGGCTACGTCGAGCGACGCCTGCGCAGCGGCGAGAACCAGACGATCGAAGCGCTGCGCAACCACCGTTCTGGGGAACGGCCACGCCAACTCCAGGGCGCCCTGAACAAGCTCGCCGTCAGCGGCGCCCAACGGCTGGGCATCTACCAATCCACGGGCGAACTCGTCGCCGCCTACGCCACCACCGAGTCGTCCGGCGTCCTACGAGTGCCGCTGCTGCGCGTGGCGAACCAGCCACTCGCCGACACCCTCGCCCGGCAGCTGCTGTTCCGCCTACGGCAGTCAGCACGAGACGCCGCGCTCCCCATGATCCAGATTACTGATCCCCACATGTCACCCCAGGCGCGACTCGCTGCGGTCGACGACGGTTTCCAGGAAACCGACGGCACCCTCTACGGCTACGCAATCGCCACAGTGGGCCCCGCCGCGGAGGTCGAGCGGGCCGCGATCTCCGCTGCGAAGATTGCCGGACTGCCCGCACCCGCACCGCTACGATCTGGTATGCCCGCCGTCGCCGCCGCCGAACTCGAACGTATCTGGTGGCCGATCAAGATCGTCGACAGTGAGCTGCCGACCTACCTCATCCCCATACAGCAGCCCTTCTCAAGCCAGTTGCTCGGCGTACCCGCCAGCATCTTCCCGCGACACGACGCCCTAGGCATCAGCCGGGAACACGTCTACTACCGCAGCCCCGGCGGCACCAGGCCGCAGGCTCCCGCACGGCTGCTCTGGTACATGAGCAAGGGCGGCACCACCACCCAACAACCAGCGGCCATCATCGCCTGCTCCCAACTCGACGCCGTCGTCACCGCCCCACCGGACGACCTCTACGACCGCTTCCAGCACCTCGGCGTCTGGGACAGAAACACCGTGCACAGAGTCGCCCGCAACGGCCACGCACAAGCCCTACGGTTCACCAACACCGAGATCTTCCCGCGGCCGATCTCCCGGCAAACGTTCCGCCGACTCGCTGCCACACACGGCGGCCCGGCCACCGCGCCGCAACAACCAACGCGGATCACCGCCGCGCTGTTCGCCGCCCTCTACCAGGAAGGCCGAGCCCGATGA
- a CDS encoding superoxide dismutase, which yields MAVYSLPDMPYDYGALEPAMSGEILQLHHSKHHAAYVKGSNDALEQLAEARDKGDFAALVGLEKTFAFNLSGHVLHSIFWNNLSPDGGDRPDGELAAAIDEHFGSFDGFTGQLSAATKSVQGSGWGVLAWEPLGQRLIVEQVYDHHGNVGQGSTPLLVFDAWEHAYYLQYRNVRPDYVDRLWNIVDWADVTARFDAARAAAPKL from the coding sequence GTGGCCGTCTACTCTCTGCCCGACATGCCGTACGACTACGGTGCGCTGGAGCCGGCGATGTCCGGCGAGATCCTCCAGCTGCACCACAGCAAGCACCATGCGGCGTACGTCAAGGGCAGCAACGACGCCCTGGAGCAGCTCGCCGAGGCCCGGGACAAGGGTGACTTCGCGGCGCTGGTGGGGTTGGAGAAGACGTTCGCGTTCAACCTGTCGGGGCACGTGCTGCACTCGATCTTCTGGAACAACCTGTCCCCGGACGGCGGTGACCGCCCCGACGGTGAGCTGGCCGCCGCGATCGATGAGCACTTCGGATCCTTCGACGGCTTCACCGGGCAGCTGTCGGCGGCTACGAAGAGCGTGCAGGGCTCCGGCTGGGGTGTGCTGGCGTGGGAGCCGCTGGGACAGCGCCTCATCGTGGAGCAGGTCTACGACCACCACGGCAACGTCGGTCAGGGCTCCACCCCGCTGTTGGTGTTCGACGCGTGGGAGCACGCCTACTACCTGCAGTACCGCAACGTGCGCCCGGACTACGTCGACCGGCTGTGGAACATCGTCGACTGGGCCGACGTCACCGCCCGCTTCGACGCCGCCCGCGCCGCCGCGCCGAAGCTCTGA
- a CDS encoding SitI3 family protein, whose protein sequence is MAVEFRLTLAGDLPLEHVADLVAADTAEKPRPSGTNPRLFSARLYDTRGYALTVSSGSQGYFDAEGDDGARWEWEPETYADIDFSMRADDLVDKGIPNMMKAVARVLAARQEDAALVQNGNWLLLTRTAGELRRHRPTWWSHYGIDDLITP, encoded by the coding sequence ATGGCTGTCGAGTTCAGGTTGACCCTGGCCGGTGACCTTCCCCTGGAACACGTCGCTGATCTCGTGGCGGCGGACACCGCCGAGAAGCCGAGGCCGAGCGGCACCAACCCGCGGCTGTTCAGTGCCCGCCTCTACGACACCCGCGGGTACGCGCTGACCGTCTCCTCAGGGAGCCAGGGCTATTTCGATGCCGAGGGCGACGACGGTGCCCGCTGGGAGTGGGAGCCTGAGACGTACGCCGACATCGACTTCTCCATGCGGGCAGACGACTTGGTCGACAAGGGGATCCCGAACATGATGAAGGCCGTGGCCCGGGTGTTGGCCGCCCGGCAGGAGGACGCGGCGCTGGTCCAGAACGGCAACTGGCTCCTGCTGACCCGCACCGCGGGCGAACTCCGTAGACACCGGCCTACATGGTGGAGCCACTACGGCATAGACGACCTCATCACCCCGTGA